The DNA window CGAGGAGATGGTCGACGCGCCTCCTCCCAGTTCCCACAAGATCTCGCCGCTCTGGGCTTCCACCGCGGTGATCCCGCCACTGCTTTGCAGCAAGACAACGCTTTCCTCGGCCGGGTCGCTCGCACTCAATGCGATGGGCGAGGCCCAGTTCGCTTTTTCTTCACGAGGGAGGAACCAGCGTGTCTGGCCGTTTTCGGCATTGATACCGGCAGCGAACGAATCGCCTTGGTTTTCGATTTGAACGACAACCGTGCCATCGACCACCAGGGGCGAACTCGCCATGCCTACATCGTTGCCTGCTTTCGGATGCTCGTGACCCAGCCCGCGATACCACACCAGGTTGCCATCCAAATCAAGGCAAGCCAAGTCGTTCGAGCCAAAGAAGGCGAACACATGCTTACCGTCGCTCACTGGGCTTGGTGCGGCTGGGGTCGATTGCGAGTGGCAGAATGTTCGACCGGTCGCCCAGAAATTACGTCGCCACAGCAGCTTGCCATCGTCGGTGGAATAACACAGCACGTGCAATTGCTCGGAGTCCGCACCACTGGCGGTCGTACAGATTACCTTGTCTCCCACCACAATCGGGCTGGAAGGACCGCGGCCAGGGAGTTCAACCTCCCAGGCAATGTTGTCACCTTCGGCAGTCCATTTTTCAGGGAGGGTCAACGCGCGATTGGTGCTGGTCGCTTCGCTGCCGCGGAATTGGTTCCAATCGGCCAGTGTGGGAAAGGCCATTAGCGACACGAACATCAAAGTCAGGAGAATACGCATGGGTGATTCCTTACGGCTTGGCTTCGCGGATGGCAGTTCCGAGGTGATCGCAGACACGCAGGTCAAAGTGCCAGACGTTGGTCCACGATTGGGTTTGTTCGTTTTGTACGACCTTCACCAGAATGGTGTTCTCACCTGGCTGCAGTTGCACCTTGGCGATGTATTGATCGAAGTTATCGCCGGCGTGGTACACCTTGTTGGAAGCGACCAACTCGCCGTTAAGCCAAACCTTAGTCGCATTTGGCGAGCCCCAACGCAGTTCGACATCTTGGGCCTTTTCACTCTCCAAGGTGGTGACCGCATAGCCCACCACTTCCTTAACGGGGGAATAGGCTTGATTGAAATCGACATGGCGTTTGCCTTTTTCGACGGTCAACGGTTGCCACTTGGCAGGGCCTTTGATCTCTTCGATTGGCTTGGCCGCGTACTTACCTTCGAGGTCGATCTCGGTCTCCGGCGGGTAGGCGGTATCGAATCCTTTTCCCTTCGCGAAGTCGAATGCGGCGATCACGTGCCAGTCTTTGACAAAGCCAAAATGCTCGGTCGTGTCGACCTCTTCGCCCAGCTCTTTCAAGGCATCCGCGATTTCGCTGGCCTGGGCGGCATTGCGTGTAGCGGTGAGGGCTTGTCGATAGGTGGCGATCGCTTCCTCTTTCTTTTCATCGGCAGCTTCCGACTTGGCTTGTTTCATTAAGCGATCGACAGCCAACAAGCGAAGTTCAAGCGAACTGTCGTTCTCGAAGCTGGGGATTAACTCTTTTGCGGCCGGTTCGTTTTGATTCTTCAGCAGATGAAACGCTACTGTGCGGGCCTTGCTCGATTGGTTGTCGTCTTCGATGAACGTGACCAGTGTTTCGTCGGGGAGAGGCGAACCACTTTCCCGACCGTTCTGGGCAACCGATTCGACGGCACCCCGCAACCAGTTGGCGGCGATCGGCTTCTCATCGTCGAATGAGGCCAAGATCTGAGGAATGGCCTTGGCGTCAAGCTTACTCAACGCTTGTACCGCCTGGACAGCCTCGGGGAATCCGCGTCCGTCCGAACCAATCGCATTGACCGTGGTGGTGAGCTCTTCCACGGTTGCCGCACGCAGCGACGCGGCCGTTGTGGTCAGCACGACCAGGGCCACAAACAAGGTAGATCGTATCTTCATCGTTCAACTTCTTCGGGGGGAGCGTTCTGAACCTTGGGCCCGATTGTAAACGATGGAATAGGGGAGCAGAACGCTCCGGCTAAATATTTACCATTCCTTTTTAACTCGCGAACAGAGCGAGCTTTAGAACAGAATGGTCTCTGAGATGAACACGCCATCGCGGCGGAGCGCCGCATTTTCCGAGAAGTTGACCAGGCCTAAGACCTCGAAGAATGTCCGTTTGCCCGTCTTGCGCTGGTACCTTAAGCCTAATCCGTAGATGGCGTCGCCGTTAAGCGATTGGAAGGCAAACTCGGGCGCGATCGATTCGTCCTCGTGATGACGGAAGAACTGCATACCGAGCGAAACACCGTAGTTTTCGCCCAGTGTCATACCGGTCGAGATCCCGACGAGTGGATTGACATCGAACGCGGCACGCAAGCGATTGAACCCGCCACCCGCTGCCGAGTTCCACCCTTCTGTGGCGTAGAACAGATTGCAGTAGCCAACCCCCATCTCGATACCTAGTGGGTGGGTTGGAAAGACCTGCGTGTAGTTGGTTTCTAGGACGTACAACTCGCCTCCGCCGCTGCCGGCGTTGTCACCAAATTTGAACAAGGCTCGGCCGGTACAGGTCAGCTGGCCGTAGAGTGCTGTCCGCGCGATCGCGTAGAAATGTTGATTGCGACCTGGCGCGTCAGGCGTTTCGATGAACAGGTACGAGGTTTCGTAGAACACCCGCTGGTAGTCGAGGAACCCACTAATGCCATACATTCTCGAGTTGGCGTCGGCCACGTTATCGACGTCGCTTGGGGCGTAGATGCCTTGCACGTTCAGATTGCTCGTATTGCCGACGAAGATCGTATTCTTGCTCAGGGCGAGGCCGAGCACTTCGTCGTTCATCAGCAGTTGGTTTTGCAACAAGAACGGAAACTTACCAACGGCCAGGTTGATATCGCGAACCGCAAATGGATCGGCGTAGCCTGAGAAGATGCTGTGCAGTTCCCCTTCAAACCAAAAGCGTTGCGGTGCACCGGTGCTGTTGTCGATGTAGCCGGCCGGGTCGTTAAAGCGATAGTAGGAACCGCCTGTCGATCCCTCGCCCAGCGGTCGGAATTGAACGTGGAAGCGTTCGGTCCCGGTCAAACGCAAATCAAGATCAACGATCAGCTGGTGACCAAGCCCGTCACTGCGTGTTTGATTCTGCTTGTACGCAATCGCACTGGCCTGATACGAACCGTACGCGACAAACCGAGGATCCCAGTTATAAGCTCCAGGGCCGAACCAATGCAGCAGCGGATGCGACTTGACCGGCTCTTCCCCGAGGAAGGTGGAAAAGAGAGTGAACGGTTCCGGCTCGACGTAATCTTCCGGCAGACGCAGCAGTTCGTACCCGGTGTGTTGTTCTTCGCCAGGCCAGCCGAGATGATCCCCTTCCGGGCAGTATAAGTACGACCCGCCATGCTGCCACAGTTCTTGATCAAGGGGTGGTAACGGCTCGTTGTCCCAAGGTTTCTCTTCTTTCTTGAGCGGGACGTTGGCCAGGATCATGTCCGCTGACGCATCATCCGTCTTGGGCAAACGTGGAAGCTTTCGTCGCATGACTTCCGGTTTAGGGGCCGGCAGTCGATAAAGCTCGGGATCGGTTTGGGTAGGCGTGGGCTGGTTGGTTTGCTGCGGCAGAGGAGGGGGCGCGAAGATGTTCTCCTCGGCTTGAGCCGACGAGGCATACAGCCACGCCACGCAGCACGATTGACCGAGCCGGCGAAGGAAGGTTCGAATGTCGCACGTTATCATGGGGCGACCTCGATCGTTCCACACCACTCTTGAAGAACGACCACCTGCAATAGGTGTTTGAGGTGAGGTGCTCCGATATGGTCCATCAGCGTCGGTGGTAAATGACGGAAGTTAAGACGGACCTCGACATGATAAGTGCCAGGTGTGTTGGGCAAATGAACCGGATAGGTTTGACTTTGTTGGGAGAGTGGTGCGAGGCTGCCCTTGGCAAGCCGAAACGTTGGAGGACGTCCGTATGATTGCGAGATTCCGTTGGCTGGTCGCAAGATGTTGATCGGCATCAAGTGACGATTCACCGACAAGATCACCGAGCGTTCCGTCCCTTCGGACGTTAACGCAATGAACTTATTCTGGAAGTTGAGTAGATAGCGATCGCGTTGAATCTTGTTCGACATTACCGCATAACTGTGTTCGTCCCGCAGGTCGCCGTTGCTGTCCAAGTCGCCTGAGGCGAAGATAATGTGGCCATTGCAGTCGCGAACGATTGTTGAGACCCACGCCTGGCGTTCCGCGGTGAAGCCTGTGGGGAAGCTGTGCCCTGACAACTTGCTGCGGACCGTGACATCGATATTGACCTTCTGGCCTGGTCGGGCAGTAGGTGGTGCGGTGACGTGCACCTCGGCCGCTTGCGAGAGAACTTCCAGACGCTTCTCGTCCGCGATCTTCAAGCTGTAGCGATTCTTCTTGCGTAGCTCGGTGAGTGTCTCTTGCTCGTATTTGCTGAGCGAATTCCAATCGCGATAGTCTTTCTCGTACATCCAATCGAGCTTCTCGGGAAACTCGGTATCAGGCAGCATCGAGTAATCGGGGCCCGCGAACGTGTGGTTGGTGAGATGACGCAAAGGGATCTTCTCTTCCGGAACACCGGGAACGATCGCCGCGCGACCCAGCGGTCGATCGCATTCCTGAAACGGAAGTCCTTGGACCGGGCCCATGTGACACATCTGGCACGTGATCCCTTCCTTGGCGGCTGGGCTGTTTTGCCATTCGCTGAACGCCTCTTCCAGGCGAACACCTTGTGGGTTGATCACGTCGTGACATTCGCCGCAGAATTGCGAGGACTTAATGTATGGGAGTTCGGCCGAGTTGTGCGCGCCGATTTCCGGTCCACCAACTCCGTTGTCGAACGGGCCGTACATACAAACGTCTTCCAACTTGCCCGGCTCAACTGGAAGACGCCCGCTGTTCTTGTAATGCTTCGTACTGCGACGGTGGCAAGCGACACAGGTTACTCCTTCCATCGAAATACGCGATCGATGGACGTTGCGAAGGTTCCCGTTTTCACCGAGTGCGGTCCCAACCGGCGTGTGACATCGAGTGCAGAAGGTACCTTGCGTACCGCTGGTTCGTTCCATTAAGGTCAGATTGAACGCTTCGAACGCCGGGCTGTGCTGAGCGTACGCATGCATCGAACGGGACCACTCTTCGTACTGATTGGGGTGGCACGCTTGGCATTGCTTGGCCGAAGGAAATTCCATCTCCGTCAGCGGTGTGATGTTGCAGTGATCGGGCAGACAGTATTCGAGTGCCCCGTTGGCTATCCAGCGTTTCAGCGATTCTTGCTGACCCGGCGTTAACCACTGCATTTTGTCGGTCGGCATCTCCGGAGTGCGGGGAATGCCAGAGCCAACTGCGGCGTGCTCGTCCCATTCAACGTATAAGAACAGCGCCGAGTCTTCCGGGCTGCCAGGCACCACCAAGCGATCTTCGCCAATCTTGCCATTGATCAGCGCATCGTAACTGGTGAGATCAACCCGATCGGTCCCTGGACGGTGACAGCCGACGCACTTCTGCGTCATCATCATGTAAACGTCAGGCCAATCCTGGTCGTAGGGGTGAGGCTGCGAGATCGTGTGAGGAACGGCTTCGACCTGAGAGGGAGAGACACCAACAAGCCATAACGCCCCGACCAAGCCTAGACCGATGGTCAAGACCGCCAATTGGGAGGTCAATTTCTTCGCTGCTGGCATTCGGGGCTTCCTTCCCGCGCTTAAACTCTCTGATACCGATCCATGTCCAGAGATGAGATGCAGATTGGGGACGCATCCTAATGAAAGGAGTTATCGTCCAGCAATACGAAAGGAGTTAGCTTCCTACCGATTGAGCGGATGTTGCGAATAATCGGAAGTGTCGCATTGCGCGTTTTAAACTACCAAGCCCGAATAGTTCCACGGAATAGAAGGCAAATAGTTCGTGGGAGGGGTCAGGAGTTGCCCGAAAGCTGCTGAACTGCTTCGATCAACGCTTGATCGTTCGCTTTGGTCGCCGATTGCTGAGCAACCCGCTGCATGGCATCGGCAAAGTTGTCTTCACCGGCTGCCCGCAACACGGGGATCTGTGAGATCGCGTGGCGGGTAATCGCAGCATGCACGCTCGCGGCGTCGGTGGAACTGCCTGCTAGCTGCATTGCTTTGTAGTGCCATTCGCCAGCACTGATCGCAAAGCGGGCCGACCAATCTTGGATGATCGTACTGCAAAGGTCGAAGTCGGCGCCGCGAGCGCCTTCGGCCAACGCCAGGCGAAATGCCACGAACTGGCCTGGCGAACCATCAGGCTGCGATTTGGCGGCTTCCAGCAGTTGCTTGGCGATATCGACATGGTCCGAAGCTTCTTTGGCGGAAGCGATACGGGCGTTCCACTTCTTGGCCAAAGCATCCCCTGGGGCAGCAAGGGCCGTATCGCTGGGGATCGCAACGGGCTGATTCGTCGCTGGCTTCATGTCGAGTGGTGCGGTCATTCCCGCGACCAGTTGGGTGATGTCTTCCTGCGGCAGAAAGCCGGTCGCCCACTCTTCTTTCGCACGGTCGACGCCTCCTTCCGGAGTGACCAGAAGGAAGGCACCGATGATCTTCTTGGTTTCGACATTCGCTGGCAGCTCCTCTTCGGCGAGGAACTTCGCCAAACCAGGCGGCATGTCGGCCAGCGTGTAACGTTTGTTCTCCCCGGCCATACGCAGGACCAACCGATTGGCATCCGACTCGACGACGCGCGTCAATGTGCCGTTCACGTCGAGGTCTTCATCGGCGGGCAATTTGGTTAGCCGCTTCGAGACGGCGTCCCAGAACTTGGTGTTCAGATCGACCACTTGCTGCAAACCTGTCAGCTTCGCCTGGTTCTCAGGGGTGAGGGAGGTTGCATCGATTGAACTCAAAGCCTGCTGGGCGGCGGAAGGATTACGATCGACCAACTGTTTGCGGGCCACTTCGACGATTTTGGCGACTTGCGCGGCCGATGTTTCACCACCATTCGCTGGTGCCATATCGGGTGTCGTATCGCTTGACATCTCGTCCGCGCCGTCCGCAGGCATACCCGATGGGGCAGCGGCGACCATCTCGCTGGCCACATATTTCTTTTTGTCCGCTTCCAGGGCCGCCAACGCACCCCCGTCGGCGCCTGCTTTCATCCACAGATCACGGACGTATTCCGCTTCTGCTTTAGGAGACAGCAGCAAGTAAGAGGCTTCGATGCGCTGCTTGGCGGCATCGTCCCCTTTCAAACGGCTGATTGCCAAAGCCCGCTGAAAACCTTCGGGAAGATTGTCGCGCTCGAATGCCTTGTTCTGATTGGCGAAGCGGACGACGATGCGGTTGTCATCGACGACTGTGACCGTGAACTTGGTCGTTCCTACAGTCAATTCCTCCTCTTCGGCGAGTGTTTCAATCCCTTCGTTCAGCGCCTTGTTGAACGCCATCAAGTCTTGGACGAACTGGTCGACTTGCTCGAAGTGGGCCTTTCCCTCGTTGGTTTTGGGCAGCTCGCGGACGTTGTTCAGCGCGATCGAGGCCTTGGCGAAGTCGCGAGCACCGATCCCGGTCCACGCGGTCATGAACGCGGTTTGCAGTTCCGCCTGCTGTTCGGGGGTGGCGGTTGGTTCGGGCGGCTTGTTCATCATGGAAGGCATTTCGTCCATGCCAGCCATGGTTTCGTCTGGGTTGCCAAGGCCCGGGATCGAATTGGCCAACTCGGCCGATGTGGGACGTTTGCCTTGAGGAATGTTGGGTCCGGTTGGCTTTTC is part of the Blastopirellula marina genome and encodes:
- a CDS encoding PQQ-binding-like beta-propeller repeat protein, with protein sequence MRILLTLMFVSLMAFPTLADWNQFRGSEATSTNRALTLPEKWTAEGDNIAWEVELPGRGPSSPIVVGDKVICTTASGADSEQLHVLCYSTDDGKLLWRRNFWATGRTFCHSQSTPAAPSPVSDGKHVFAFFGSNDLACLDLDGNLVWYRGLGHEHPKAGNDVGMASSPLVVDGTVVVQIENQGDSFAAGINAENGQTRWFLPREEKANWASPIALSASDPAEESVVLLQSSGGITAVEAQSGEILWELGGGASTISSAVSNDGKTYVASNGLIMLDLQNPRVKPEITWEVSKLNPSSMSPILSDGKVYIINGAGVLTCADASTGDIEWPLRLKGPFWASPVIAGEKLYAANFNGTVFVVDISGKKGKIVEEIEMGENIQATPALTADAMYLKGEHHLWKIAGKK
- a CDS encoding multiheme c-type cytochrome, yielding MPAAKKLTSQLAVLTIGLGLVGALWLVGVSPSQVEAVPHTISQPHPYDQDWPDVYMMMTQKCVGCHRPGTDRVDLTSYDALINGKIGEDRLVVPGSPEDSALFLYVEWDEHAAVGSGIPRTPEMPTDKMQWLTPGQQESLKRWIANGALEYCLPDHCNITPLTEMEFPSAKQCQACHPNQYEEWSRSMHAYAQHSPAFEAFNLTLMERTSGTQGTFCTRCHTPVGTALGENGNLRNVHRSRISMEGVTCVACHRRSTKHYKNSGRLPVEPGKLEDVCMYGPFDNGVGGPEIGAHNSAELPYIKSSQFCGECHDVINPQGVRLEEAFSEWQNSPAAKEGITCQMCHMGPVQGLPFQECDRPLGRAAIVPGVPEEKIPLRHLTNHTFAGPDYSMLPDTEFPEKLDWMYEKDYRDWNSLSKYEQETLTELRKKNRYSLKIADEKRLEVLSQAAEVHVTAPPTARPGQKVNIDVTVRSKLSGHSFPTGFTAERQAWVSTIVRDCNGHIIFASGDLDSNGDLRDEHSYAVMSNKIQRDRYLLNFQNKFIALTSEGTERSVILSVNRHLMPINILRPANGISQSYGRPPTFRLAKGSLAPLSQQSQTYPVHLPNTPGTYHVEVRLNFRHLPPTLMDHIGAPHLKHLLQVVVLQEWCGTIEVAP